TCCTTTCACAATGTTCACCCTCTTAGTCCAATCTAATTCCATGGCATGGGCATCATCTCTCAGAGCACAAAATAAACTTCCCTTCTCCATATACTCGTAAACTAGAAACATGCAACGATTGTGCAAGCAAAAACCATAGAGTTTCACAATATTCTTGTGCCTTATACTCGACAAAATGTGCACTTCATTTTTAAAGCTTCTATCAAAAGCTGGTTCCTCAGCTTCCAGGCGATGAAGTTTTTTGAGTGCCACAGTTTTACCGCTCGGTAGTGTGGCTTCATATACACTGCCATAGCCACCAGTTCCAATGCAACACCTGATATCAAAATCATTTGTTGCTCTTATAATGTCCTCATATGCAATGTTTCCATCAAAGTTCCATACGGAACACATATCACCATTCCTCTCATTAAGCTTGTTTTGATTTTCTGCGCGTGTAAGCCGATAAAAGAATAAGAAGGCTAGAATCAAAACTGGAATGCCAATTGTAATAGGAAGAACAATTGATAATATGAGAAAGACTTTATTGTCGAGCCCAAATGGAGCATTGGTCGATCGGGTTGTGTCAGAAAGATTGCAGAAGTAACTGAAATCGAAGAACCCTAAATTTGACAAACAGACCGTGTCTAAATAAGAACAGTTTCCAAATTCTTCTGGTAAGTTTTTACTGAATAAATTATGGGAGAGGTCTAGTAAAAGAAACGGTCGACTGCTGCAGTTCTTCAAAATTGGTATAGAGCCAGTGAGATGATTGAAGCTTAGGTTGAGGTAGTTTAGTCCAGTCAAGGAACCCAAAGCTAACGGGACTGCTCCTGTCAGGTGGTTTTCCGCAAGGTCTAGAGTGTTTAAATCACGCAGGTTCCCTAGTTCCAGTGGAATGAATCCACTCAGCAAATTGCGGGAGAGTTTAAGATAGTACATACTGCTGGAATTCTTAAAAACCGGTATGGACCCAGTGAGACGATTATCAGCGACATCAAGTAATTGAAGAAGAGTGAGGTTAGCCAGCTGAGAAGCTAAAGAGCCCTTTAACTGATTGGAACTTATGTCCAGGTAGTTGAGTGTAGTTAAGGAACCCAAAGCTAACGGGACTGCCCCTGTCAGGTAGTTTTCCGCGAGGTCTAAACTGCCCAAATTACCAAGGTTCCCTAGTTCCCGTGGAATGAACCCATTTAGATAATTATTCCCAAGGACTAAATCAGATAACCTGCTTAAATTTCCTAATTCTGAAGGAATGATCCCACTGAGACTATTGTAAGATAATTCAAGCCTCTCTAGTTGAGTGAGGTTTCCCAGGAAAGAAGGTAACTTACCTGTAAGATCGTTGTTGCGGAGGGAGAGATATTTGAGTTCCGAAAGCTCACCAATCTGGTAAGGAATGGTTCCATTAAGCTGACAGTATGAAAGAATAAGATTTTGCAGGTATGTGAAAGAAGATAAGTTGAGTTTCCCAAGCTCATCTCCTATATTATATCGTTCAAGTCGTATAGAAACTACTCTAGCCGCCTTACTGCAGCTGATGCCTGGCCATTTACAGTGTTGCTGCTTTGAAGTGGTATACAAAGTAATTTGGTTCCCCCACCATCCCGTCCTGACAAGAGCTTCTCTTTCTGCATCGCTTGCTTTAGACGATGATGAATTGTGAGGGTATTCAGCTACAACCAAAGATACAATTGCAAGTTGGAGAATGTAAATAATGCAGGATGATGAAGCCATGTTTTGCTAGTCAATCACTTCTTCTACACCAAACAGAGTGTTTTCTTAGTCAATAATCCAAAAGTCTTGTGAAGCTATGTTTGCTTATACTACACATTGGTGAATTACAAGGTAACAACCAATAGTCGTGTGAGTGAATATTGTTTATATGAGTACgacttcttcttctttttcttctttaaTGATCCTCTTGTATGTCTTGACTTTCTCAGCACCATAATTAAAGAACAGCGTATAACAGTCTTCCCCATTTGTTTATCTAAGAGAAGCTAGCTAGAGGTTTCAAAACCATAATTAAGCAATAATTAACTAGCAACTAACTAGAATACAATCGAAATAATTGGCCTCATGGCCTGATTATGCTCAATATAGTTAATAGATCACAGTGCAGAATATACAAAACAATACTGCTGTCAATGTATCAGCTTGCGTCAAACTAGACCTAATACTCTGTATATCCAGTTTAGGCAATAGTAACCGTTGATTTAACCTCCTGTGCAGAAAGGTCTGTGTACTTCTGTACAAGGTTTTTAAGCAACTGCTCCAGAGACTCCTTCAGATTAGTAGAAAGTGTATCACGAAAGATTTCAACATTATCAAACTTTTATGGTAGAGATTCACACCAGTGGACTGCCTGCAGAGATTATCCAAGATTTCTTTCCATTGCTGAACAAAATTATTCCTCTTCATCAGCGATTGTTCAAGCATCTCATTTTTTTCAGCCAGCGCATAAAACTTACTTTGTAAATTTTAGTCGATTCGATTCGTGTTCTTGATTTGAATGCGGCAACTCTTCTTTTGGTGATAGTTTCGTTCCCGTTCAaactcgctgaaggtgctcgttatccgtaacgccgccgctacctcgttttatcctgggaggctatcgactcacACATACGGTGAgggcgaaatagctttaaggagacagtttcaactggactcgaggatctctcttctggttatatcctttctttctctgtttgatttcgtttactcacgcacacactcgtttgattcatatgtattaatcacagattgttttcacaatcttaaagttatttcgcctctcaccgtatgtgtgagtcgatagcctcccaggataaaacgaggtagcggcggcgttacggataacgagcaccttcagcgagttTGAACGGGAACGAAACTAACAGAGAGAGAGGTAGAGTttttgtgtttagaggcgaatatCTTTTTGGTATGTCTAACCCTAAGGTAGAGTTTTTGTGTTTAGAggtttttggtgtgtctaaccctaacgccttagaggtgttaatataggtgtagatagacttgtgcgctactcttttccataattaaatattattaattatggaatcgatgtaatacttgcaagctactctattccataaataatctgaaacagaatgattaaatatatcaagacatacaccatatcaattaatctgaaacagaatGAAATTAATTTATgtcataatatttgagccaaattctaatggaaaataataatttccattattaagagaatatcatcatatctcatGTCAGAATGCTAAAAAATATgaatatgggacttatacccatattttccaacatattATGGTGTATCTTTTAGCCCTCAAGGTTAAGAAATGTACCTTTTAATTCATAATGGTAAAACTCGGAGGAGGGTAAAATGTGTTTTATTGCCCTCCGATTTATACCGGTAACACTAAAAAGGTTAAAGGGTACACAATTTTATACATTGAGGTCAAAAAGTACGAATTCAAACATTTGAAACTGATTTACTTTAAGGGTCAAAAGGTCATTAGATCTCCGGAGAGTCATAGGAGGTTTTTGATGATGGGAAGTCCAGGGCCTTCTTATTACAATTGAAGAAGTTCTGGAGTTGCTAATCCTTATAATGGAGGCTGTTAAGTTATTACTAGGTGTGCTAGAGATTCTATTGGATCTTGATGAGCTGAAGGGATGTGATGGTGTAATTGATGGTAAAGTTTTCTCCTTTTTGCAATTTAATTTATGTTGTAATATATCATGTATCGTAGTAATGTCTAATGTGAATTGGGCTTATGTTGAGATCTGCAAGTCCAAACGAATAGTGCTTTTTAATAGTGAATGAAAGCCTTTATTTGAGTTGAAAACCCAATACTTTGTAACTGAATGGAAAAACGTAGAGTATGTGGTCTTCTAACGCTCACCAGAGTTCTTAGATTTGCTGCAGAATATACGAAATTACGACACAAACAGAAGTTGGAAACAAATCACATTACTTGTTGCCAGGATTTCAATTACTACATAATCAACTGAACCTGTTAAAGTGGAGTTGTATAAATAGAGTTTGCAGATAGATTTGGAGCTTGTGAAAACTTCTGAGACACACTAATCATAGATGGCCGGA
This genomic interval from Apium graveolens cultivar Ventura chromosome 8, ASM990537v1, whole genome shotgun sequence contains the following:
- the LOC141678564 gene encoding uncharacterized protein LOC141678564; translated protein: MASSSCIIYILQLAIVSLVVAEYPHNSSSSKASDAEREALVRTGWWGNQITLYTTSKQQHCKWPGISCSKAARVVSIRLERYNIGDELGKLNLSSFTYLQNLILSYCQLNGTIPYQIGELSELKYLSLRNNDLTGKLPSFLGNLTQLERLELSYNSLSGIIPSELGNLSRLSDLVLGNNYLNGFIPRELGNLGNLGSLDLAENYLTGAVPLALGSLTTLNYLDISSNQLKGSLASQLANLTLLQLLDVADNRLTGSIPVFKNSSSMYYLKLSRNLLSGFIPLELGNLRDLNTLDLAENHLTGAVPLALGSLTGLNYLNLSFNHLTGSIPILKNCSSRPFLLLDLSHNLFSKNLPEEFGNCSYLDTVCLSNLGFFDFSYFCNLSDTTRSTNAPFGLDNKVFLILSIVLPITIGIPVLILAFLFFYRLTRAENQNKLNERNGDMCSVWNFDGNIAYEDIIRATNDFDIRCCIGTGGYGSVYEATLPSGKTVALKKLHRLEAEEPAFDRSFKNEVHILSSIRHKNIVKLYGFCLHNRCMFLVYEYMEKGSLFCALRDDAHAMELDWTKRVNIVKGIAHAISYMHNDCTPPIVHRDISSNNILLNSKLEGFVADFGASRLLDPDSSNQTMVAGTYGYIAPELAYTMVVTEKCDVYSFGVVALEIMMGSHPGDLISSFTTPQSTQSRMLSDVLDTRLPRPTRQQELDIILVLRRALACLSSNPNFRPSMISVSQKFSKAPNLSANSIYTTPF